The following are from one region of the Natrinema sp. HArc-T2 genome:
- the gyrB gene encoding DNA topoisomerase (ATP-hydrolyzing) subunit B translates to MSQESEYGAGQIQVLEGLEAVRKRPAMYIGSTDSRGLHHLVYEVVDNSIDEALAGYCDDITVSINEDGSVTVADDGRGIPVDTHEEYDRPALEVILTVLHAGGKFDNKSYQVSGGLHGVGVSVVNALSERLEAEVKRNGGVFRHAFEAGEPVGDMERVRDMEPDEETGTEIRFWPDTDIFETGEFAFSTLSNRLRELAFLNSGVRITLRDEREEKSDDGPVAETYEYDGGIREFVEYLNETRSAMHDDVIYFDDEDQNIQVEVAMQATEELQGSIHAFANNINTREGGTHLTGFKTALTRTVNDYANENDLLSDLENNLKGEDIREGLTAVISIKHPDPQFEGQTKTKLGNSEVRGIVESAMHEGLGTYFEEHPDTAEAIVTKAVEAAKARMAAQKAEELTRRKSALESTSLPGKLADCQTKDPEKAELFIAEGDSAGGSAKQARNPEFQAVLPIKGKILNVEKHRLDRILENDEIRNMITAIGAGIGDEFDVEDVRYKKIIMATDADVDGAHIRTLLLTFFYRHMRPLLEGGYVYATQPPLYRIRYRGETYDAMTDAERDRIVEEKCDGNPSQVQRFKGLGEMNPEQLWETTMNPDNRILKQITIEDAAAADKMFSVLMGDAVEPRKQFIKDHAPEAEWIDI, encoded by the coding sequence ATGTCCCAGGAAAGCGAGTACGGAGCCGGGCAGATTCAGGTCTTAGAAGGCCTGGAGGCTGTGCGAAAGCGACCGGCGATGTACATCGGCTCTACCGATTCTCGAGGACTGCACCACCTCGTCTACGAAGTGGTCGACAACTCGATCGACGAGGCACTGGCCGGCTACTGCGACGACATCACCGTCTCCATCAACGAGGATGGGTCGGTGACCGTCGCAGACGACGGTCGTGGCATCCCCGTCGACACACACGAGGAGTACGACCGCCCCGCACTCGAGGTCATTCTCACTGTCCTCCACGCCGGCGGCAAGTTCGACAACAAGTCCTATCAGGTCTCCGGCGGCCTCCACGGCGTTGGCGTCTCGGTCGTCAACGCCCTCTCCGAACGGCTCGAGGCCGAGGTCAAACGTAACGGCGGTGTCTTCCGCCACGCCTTCGAGGCGGGCGAACCCGTCGGCGACATGGAGCGGGTCCGCGATATGGAGCCCGACGAGGAGACCGGCACCGAGATCAGGTTCTGGCCCGACACGGATATCTTCGAGACGGGCGAATTCGCGTTCTCGACGCTGTCGAACCGCCTGCGGGAACTGGCATTCCTCAACTCGGGCGTCCGCATTACGCTCCGCGACGAGCGCGAGGAGAAAAGCGACGACGGCCCCGTCGCCGAGACCTACGAGTACGACGGCGGCATCCGCGAGTTCGTCGAGTATCTGAACGAGACGCGCTCGGCGATGCACGACGACGTCATCTACTTCGACGACGAAGACCAGAACATCCAGGTCGAAGTCGCGATGCAGGCCACCGAGGAGCTGCAGGGCTCGATTCACGCCTTCGCGAACAATATCAACACGCGCGAGGGCGGCACCCACCTCACCGGGTTCAAGACCGCGCTGACGCGGACAGTCAACGACTACGCCAACGAGAACGACCTCCTCTCCGATCTCGAGAACAACCTCAAAGGCGAGGACATCCGCGAGGGGCTCACGGCAGTCATCTCGATCAAACACCCCGATCCCCAGTTCGAGGGCCAGACGAAGACGAAACTCGGCAACTCCGAGGTCCGTGGGATTGTCGAGAGCGCCATGCACGAGGGCCTTGGCACCTACTTCGAGGAACACCCCGACACCGCCGAGGCGATCGTCACCAAGGCCGTCGAGGCTGCGAAAGCCCGCATGGCCGCCCAGAAGGCCGAGGAACTGACGCGGCGCAAGTCCGCCCTCGAGTCCACCTCCCTCCCAGGCAAACTCGCTGACTGTCAGACGAAAGACCCCGAGAAAGCCGAACTGTTCATCGCGGAGGGTGATTCCGCAGGCGGCAGCGCGAAACAGGCCCGCAACCCCGAGTTCCAGGCAGTTCTCCCCATCAAGGGGAAGATCCTGAACGTCGAGAAACACCGGCTCGATCGAATCTTAGAGAACGACGAGATTCGCAACATGATCACCGCGATCGGCGCGGGGATCGGCGACGAGTTCGACGTCGAGGACGTCCGCTACAAGAAGATCATCATGGCGACCGACGCCGACGTCGACGGCGCACACATTCGGACGCTCCTGTTGACGTTCTTCTACCGGCATATGCGCCCGCTACTCGAGGGTGGCTACGTCTACGCGACCCAGCCGCCGCTCTATCGCATCCGGTATCGCGGCGAGACCTATGACGCGATGACCGACGCCGAACGCGACCGGATCGTCGAAGAGAAATGCGACGGTAACCCCTCGCAGGTCCAGCGGTTCAAGGGGCTTGGCGAGATGAACCCC
- the psmB gene encoding archaeal proteasome endopeptidase complex subunit beta yields the protein MSNWTQGTDPSPYEPELGSLPNGSQTGDEDTVNKTGTTTIGIATDEGVVIATDMRASLGGRFVSNKNVQKVEQIHPTGALTLVGSVGGAQSFIRTLRSEVDLYEARRGESMDIEALATLAGNFARGGPFRAINPILGGVDDEGSHVYSIDPAGGVMEDDYTVTGSGMQLAYGLLEQEYDDDLSLEDATSIAARAIKSAVERDTGSGNGVFLAEITDEGVEIEGHEAFDAFL from the coding sequence ATGAGTAACTGGACACAGGGGACCGACCCGTCGCCGTACGAGCCCGAACTCGGCTCGCTTCCAAACGGCAGTCAGACCGGCGACGAGGACACCGTCAACAAGACCGGGACGACAACCATTGGCATCGCGACCGACGAGGGTGTCGTCATCGCGACGGACATGCGCGCCAGCCTCGGCGGCCGGTTCGTCTCGAACAAGAACGTTCAGAAGGTCGAGCAGATCCACCCGACTGGTGCGTTAACGCTCGTCGGCTCGGTCGGCGGCGCACAGTCGTTCATCCGAACGCTGCGCTCGGAAGTCGACCTCTACGAGGCCCGCCGCGGCGAGTCGATGGACATCGAGGCGCTGGCGACGCTGGCCGGCAACTTCGCCCGCGGTGGTCCGTTCCGGGCGATCAATCCCATCCTCGGCGGCGTCGACGACGAGGGGAGCCACGTCTACAGCATCGATCCCGCCGGCGGCGTCATGGAAGACGACTACACCGTCACTGGCTCCGGGATGCAACTGGCCTACGGCCTCCTCGAGCAGGAGTACGACGACGACCTCTCGCTCGAAGACGCCACGTCCATCGCGGCCCGCGCGATCAAATCGGCCGTCGAGCGCGACACCGGCTCCGGCAACGGCGTCTTCCTCGCGGAGATCACCGACGAAGGCGTCGAGATCGAGGGTCACGAGGCGTTCGACGCGTTCCTGTAA
- the psmA gene encoding archaeal proteasome endopeptidase complex subunit alpha, which translates to MQGQSQQQAYDRGITIFSPDGRLYQVEYAREAVKRGTASVGLCTPDGVVLAANRRVSSPLMERSSVEKIHKADDHVGVASAGHVADARQLVDLARRRAQGEQLRYGQQIGVETLTRSITDHIQEYTQTGGARPFGVALLVGGIEDGEPKLFETDPSGTDYEWKAAAIGGDRDVIQGYLEDNYQSDLDVDGGIELAVSALSEPEEEVVAAEEVDVATITTDDEAFSSVATDRLESIIGEIDQEETDE; encoded by the coding sequence ATGCAAGGACAATCCCAACAACAGGCCTACGATCGGGGAATCACCATCTTCTCCCCGGACGGACGCCTCTACCAGGTCGAGTACGCACGCGAGGCAGTCAAACGCGGCACCGCAAGCGTCGGGCTCTGCACACCCGATGGCGTCGTCCTCGCCGCCAACCGCCGGGTCAGCTCGCCGCTTATGGAACGCTCGAGCGTCGAAAAGATCCACAAGGCCGACGACCACGTCGGCGTCGCAAGCGCCGGCCACGTCGCCGACGCGCGCCAGCTCGTCGACCTCGCGCGGCGACGCGCACAGGGCGAACAGCTGCGCTACGGCCAGCAGATCGGCGTCGAGACGCTGACGCGCTCGATCACCGACCACATTCAGGAGTATACACAGACTGGCGGTGCACGCCCGTTCGGCGTCGCACTGCTCGTCGGCGGGATCGAGGACGGCGAGCCGAAACTGTTCGAGACCGACCCCTCGGGGACGGACTACGAGTGGAAGGCGGCCGCTATCGGCGGCGACCGTGACGTCATTCAGGGCTATCTCGAGGACAACTACCAGTCCGATCTCGACGTGGATGGCGGCATCGAACTCGCCGTGAGCGCGCTCAGCGAACCCGAAGAGGAAGTCGTCGCCGCCGAGGAGGTCGACGTCGCGACGATCACGACCGACGACGAGGCGTTCAGTTCGGTCGCCACGGACCGCCTCGAGTCGATCATCGGGGAGATCGATCAGGAGGAGACGGATGAGTAA